Proteins encoded in a region of the Hypomesus transpacificus isolate Combined female chromosome 17, fHypTra1, whole genome shotgun sequence genome:
- the lfng gene encoding beta-1,3-N-acetylglucosaminyltransferase lunatic fringe: MLKSYGKKTAISLASAGFMCLLLVLVAAQHHRVQVHDEPDLKEIGTRSLQSFDSFATDSDVVQEDENHDKTGSQAKKGFSAYFSKLSRGRREAENPTSSAGSATDATPAEDISAEDIFIAVKTTKKFHQSRLNLLLDTWVSRNVQQTYIFTDGEDEELKKKIGSHAINTNCSAAHSRQALSCKMAVEYDKFIESGKKWFCHVDDDNYVNVRTLVKLLSQYPHTQDMYIGKPSLDRPIEATERLGENKMRPVNFWFATGGAGFCVSRGLALKMSPWASGGHFMNTAEKIRLPDDCTIGYIIESVLGVPLTRSSLFHSHLENLQQVSKTELHKQITLSYGMFENKRNIINMKGAFPVEEDPSRFKSVHCLLYPDTPWCPTQVAY; this comes from the exons ATGTTGAAAAGTTATGGGAAGAAAACGGCTATCTCTTTAGCAAGTGCAGGTTTCATGTGCCTGCTGTTGGTCCTGGTTGCCGCGCAGCACCACAGAGTTCAGGTGCATGATGAGCCAGATTTAAAAGAGATTGGGACGCGCTCACTCCAAAGTTTTGACAGTTTTGCTACGGATTCAGACGTAGTCCAAGAGGATGAGAATCACGACAAGACTGGTTCACAGGCAAAGAAAGGATTCTCTGCGTACTTTTCCAAGTTATCTCGAGGACGGAGAGAAGCGGAGAATCCTACATCGTCAGCTGGTTCAGCGACAGACGCAACTCCCGCTGAGGACATCAGCGCAGAAGACATCTTCATTGCTGTCAAGACTACAAAGAAGTTTCACCAGTCTCGACTGAACCTTCTCCTGGATACTTGGGTCTCCAGAAACGTGCAGCAG ACTTACATCTTCACCgatggagaggatgaagagctAAAGAAGAAAATTG GGAGCCATGCCATCAACACCAACTGTTCTGCAGCTCACAGTCGCCAGGCTCTGTCTTGTAAGATGGCTGTGGAGTATGACAAGTTCATAGAGTCTGGGAAAAA GTGGTTCTGTCATGTGGATGATGACAACTATGTGAACGTTCGGACACTGGTGAAGCTGCTGTCACAGTACCCACACACCCAGGATATGTACATCGGCAAGCCCAGCCTGGACAGGCCCATTGAGGCCACGGAAAGGCTGGGGGAAAACAAGATG AGACCCGTCAACTTCTGGTTTGCCACTGGAGGAGCTGGCTTCTGTGTGAGTCGGGGCCTGGCTTTGAAGATGAGCCCTTGGGCGAG TGGCGGTCACTTCATGAACACTGCAGAGAAGATCCGTCTGCCAGACGACTGCACCATCGGCTACATCATCGAGTCGGTGCTTGGGGTTCCTCTCACCCGCAGCAGCCTGTTCCACTCGCACCTCGAGAACCTCCAACAGGTGTCCAAAACGGAACTTcacaaacag ATTACATTGAGTTATGGAATGTTTGAGAACAAAAGGAACATCATTAATATGAAAGGGGCGTTTCCTGTCGAGGAGGACCCATCAAG GTTTAAGTCAGTGCACTGTTTGCTGTACCCTGACACTCCCTGGTGCCCGACCCAGGTTGCCTACTAG
- the ttyh3a gene encoding protein tweety homolog 3 isoform X1: protein MAAVVNYSPPWWVNLLHRLPHFNLQFEQTSSDFRPEDSAYQQSILLLGGVALACLALDLLFLLFYSFWLCCRRRKSEEQPNADCCCTAWCVIIATLVCSAGIAVGFYGNGETCDGVNRLTYSLRHANRTMAGIGKLVTDSTTSLNQTVDDSLLQLEGQYASHTDYLSIVQKLQGQLDELVRQMVEIPFWGNAKVSLEALAVQIELYDWYRWQGYLGLLLFDVLICLLVLFGLIRNSKALLIGVCLLGVLALVISWGTLGLELAVSATASDFCVAPDMFVTEVTEKYGLINKDILQYYLRCSVGQINPFQQKLSGSHKALVEMQDDVSELLRSATREYPQTKGNLEQIQGVLNSTEIGLHQLTALVDCRSLHMDLVQAMTGLCYDGLEGLIYLVLFSFITALMFSSIICSVPHTWHGKRTEEDSEEESMAHGGRQNHDNLYRVHMPSLYSCGSSYGSETSIPAATHTVSNAPVTEYMTQNANFQNPRCENTPLIGRESPPPSYTSSMRAKYLANSRPDPSRPDPSNPSTH from the exons ATGGCAGCAGTGGTCAACTATTCCCCACCATGGTGGGTGAACCTGCTGCACAGACTGCCCCACTTTAACCTGCAATTCGAACAGACAAGCAGTGACTTTCGCCCCGAGGACTCAGCATATCAACAG tCCATCCTGCTCCTGGGAGGAGTGGCCCTCGCTTGCCTGGCCCTGgacctgctcttcctcctcttctactccttctggctgtgctgcaggCGGAGGAAGAGCGAGGAGCAGCCCAACGCAGACTGCTGCTGCACGGCCTGGTGTGTCATCATCGCCACGCTGGTCTGCAG CGCCGGCATTGCTGTGGGTTTCTATGGGAACGGCGAGACGTGCGATGGAGTGAACCGGCTGACGTATTCTCTCCGCCACGCCAACCGCACCATGGCAGGCATAGGGAAACTG GTAACGGACAGCACGACCTCCCTGAACCAGACGGTGGACGacagcctgctgcagctggagggCCAGTACgcctcacacacagactaccTGTCCATCGTTCAGAAGCTGCAGGGCCAGCTGGACGAGCTGGTCCGACAGATGGTGGAGATCCCCTTCTGGGGCAACGCTAAGGTCTCCCTCGAGGCGCTGGCTGTGCAGATCGAGCTGTATGACTGGTACAG GTGGCAGGGCTACTTGGGTCTGCTGCTCTTCGACGTCCTCATCTGCCTGCTGGTGCTGTTTGGCCTCATTCGCAACTCCAAGGCACTGCTGATTGG GGTGTGTTTGCTGGGCGTGCTGGCTCTTGTCATCAGCTGGGGAACCCTAGGCCTGGAGCTGGCTGTTTCTGCG ACGGCCAGTGACTTCTGTGTGGCTCCTGACATGTTTGTCACTGAAGTGACAGAGAAATATGGACTGATCAATAAAG atATCCTGCAGTACTATCTGAGATGCAGCGTGGGTCAGATCAACCCCTTCCAGCAG AAGCTCTCGGGGAGCCACAAGGCCTTGGTGGAGATGCAAGATGATGTGTCTGAACTCCTCCGCTCGGCCACCAGAGAATACCCTCAAACCAAG GGGAATCTGGAGCAGATCCAGGGGGTGCTGAACAGCACGGAGATCGGCCTGCACCAGCTCACCGCCTTGGTGGACTGTCGCAGCCTGCACATG GACTTGGTCCAGGCCATGACAGGCCTGTGTTACGACGGGCTGGAGGGCCTCATCTACCTGGTGCTGTTCTCCTTCATCACAGCCCTCATGTTCAGCTCCATCATCTGCAGTGTGCCCCACACATGGCACGGCAAGAG GACCGAGGAGGACAGCGAGGAGGAGTCCATGGCCCACGGAGGCCGTCAGAACCACGACAACCTGTACCGGGTGCACATGCCCAGCCTGTATAGCTGTGGCAGCAGCTACGGCAGCGAGACCAGCATCCCCGCCGCCACGCACACCGTCAGCAACGCCCCCGTCACCGAGTACAT GACCCAGAATGCCAACTTCCAGAACCCCCGCTGTGAGAACACTCCCCTGATTGGGCGggagtccccccctccctcg TACACTTCCAGCATGAGGGCCAAGTACCTGGCCAACAGCCGCCCTGACCCCAGCCGCCCTGACCCCAGCAACCCCTCCACACACTGA
- the ttyh3a gene encoding protein tweety homolog 3 isoform X2 — MAAVVNYSPPWWVNLLHRLPHFNLQFEQTSSDFRPEDSAYQQSILLLGGVALACLALDLLFLLFYSFWLCCRRRKSEEQPNADCCCTAWCVIIATLVCSAGIAVGFYGNGETCDGVNRLTYSLRHANRTMAGIGKLVTDSTTSLNQTVDDSLLQLEGQYASHTDYLSIVQKLQGQLDELVRQMVEIPFWGNAKVSLEALAVQIELYDWYRWQGYLGLLLFDVLICLLVLFGLIRNSKALLIGVCLLGVLALVISWGTLGLELAVSATASDFCVAPDMFVTEVTEKYGLINKDILQYYLRCSVGQINPFQQKLSGSHKALVEMQDDVSELLRSATREYPQTKGNLEQIQGVLNSTEIGLHQLTALVDCRSLHMDLVQAMTGLCYDGLEGLIYLVLFSFITALMFSSIICSVPHTWHGKRTEEDSEEESMAHGGRQNHDNLYRVHMPSLYSCGSSYGSETSIPAATHTVSNAPVTEYMTQNANFQNPRCENTPLIGRESPPPSLYLTATDSHGHHSWQLKPSESSRSFW; from the exons ATGGCAGCAGTGGTCAACTATTCCCCACCATGGTGGGTGAACCTGCTGCACAGACTGCCCCACTTTAACCTGCAATTCGAACAGACAAGCAGTGACTTTCGCCCCGAGGACTCAGCATATCAACAG tCCATCCTGCTCCTGGGAGGAGTGGCCCTCGCTTGCCTGGCCCTGgacctgctcttcctcctcttctactccttctggctgtgctgcaggCGGAGGAAGAGCGAGGAGCAGCCCAACGCAGACTGCTGCTGCACGGCCTGGTGTGTCATCATCGCCACGCTGGTCTGCAG CGCCGGCATTGCTGTGGGTTTCTATGGGAACGGCGAGACGTGCGATGGAGTGAACCGGCTGACGTATTCTCTCCGCCACGCCAACCGCACCATGGCAGGCATAGGGAAACTG GTAACGGACAGCACGACCTCCCTGAACCAGACGGTGGACGacagcctgctgcagctggagggCCAGTACgcctcacacacagactaccTGTCCATCGTTCAGAAGCTGCAGGGCCAGCTGGACGAGCTGGTCCGACAGATGGTGGAGATCCCCTTCTGGGGCAACGCTAAGGTCTCCCTCGAGGCGCTGGCTGTGCAGATCGAGCTGTATGACTGGTACAG GTGGCAGGGCTACTTGGGTCTGCTGCTCTTCGACGTCCTCATCTGCCTGCTGGTGCTGTTTGGCCTCATTCGCAACTCCAAGGCACTGCTGATTGG GGTGTGTTTGCTGGGCGTGCTGGCTCTTGTCATCAGCTGGGGAACCCTAGGCCTGGAGCTGGCTGTTTCTGCG ACGGCCAGTGACTTCTGTGTGGCTCCTGACATGTTTGTCACTGAAGTGACAGAGAAATATGGACTGATCAATAAAG atATCCTGCAGTACTATCTGAGATGCAGCGTGGGTCAGATCAACCCCTTCCAGCAG AAGCTCTCGGGGAGCCACAAGGCCTTGGTGGAGATGCAAGATGATGTGTCTGAACTCCTCCGCTCGGCCACCAGAGAATACCCTCAAACCAAG GGGAATCTGGAGCAGATCCAGGGGGTGCTGAACAGCACGGAGATCGGCCTGCACCAGCTCACCGCCTTGGTGGACTGTCGCAGCCTGCACATG GACTTGGTCCAGGCCATGACAGGCCTGTGTTACGACGGGCTGGAGGGCCTCATCTACCTGGTGCTGTTCTCCTTCATCACAGCCCTCATGTTCAGCTCCATCATCTGCAGTGTGCCCCACACATGGCACGGCAAGAG GACCGAGGAGGACAGCGAGGAGGAGTCCATGGCCCACGGAGGCCGTCAGAACCACGACAACCTGTACCGGGTGCACATGCCCAGCCTGTATAGCTGTGGCAGCAGCTACGGCAGCGAGACCAGCATCCCCGCCGCCACGCACACCGTCAGCAACGCCCCCGTCACCGAGTACAT GACCCAGAATGCCAACTTCCAGAACCCCCGCTGTGAGAACACTCCCCTGATTGGGCGggagtccccccctccctcg TTGTATTTGACTGCCACGGACAGTCACGGCCATCACAGCTGGCAGTTAAAGCCCTCGGAGAGTTCAAGATCGTTTTGGTAA